From a region of the Salvelinus alpinus chromosome 2, SLU_Salpinus.1, whole genome shotgun sequence genome:
- the LOC139568586 gene encoding centriolar and ciliogenesis-associated protein HYLS1-like — MEQLDFSEDEIQYQLEALGYNNIPRHRLHEFKRDLDDLIRHEKSKSHSSSELNSTRSQSTIFKSPPAVTKVKVHQDNTAAFRNVFAQAGPSHHERQVLTSTYSRDNSNYGARQEYDSYTQHSVAPKYQRPSTAPNRLEVDPDLTDLQQLSFAVSQSSTPDRDTGAHGRPFIKRKVLRKHQGQVHVCDESTHSEDSGAVSGLGERLGGIHVSMSTHQESELESEDAGSLSDRSESDCLPSAFKAYRGMARSQSESDIRPRPKSFIRLVMDHPHTRSLKKTDPVAKYFQYKQDWEMFKAPGEKDRKALHWEIREQLAYQPLPPKPRRVFVPNTYVVPTEKKRSALRWEIRHDLANGLLPPNNYRL; from the exons ATGGAACAGCTGGATTTCTCAGAAGATGAAATACAATACCAATTGGAGGCACTTGGTTACAACAACATACCAAGACACAGACTACATGAATTCAAAAGAG atCTAGATGACCTGATCCGACATGAAAAATCTAAGAGCCACTCGTCCAGTGAATTGAACTCGACAAGATCTCAAAGCACCATCTTCAAAAGTCCTCCTGCAGTCACCAAGGTTAAAG TACATCAGGATAACACCGCAGCCTTCAGAAATGTGTTTGCGCAGGCTGGTCCATCACACCATGAAAGACAG GTGCTAACCTCCACATACAGCAGAGATAACAGTAACTATGGTGCCAGACAGGAGTATGACTCCTACACTCAGCACTCTGTTGCCCCCAAGTACCAGCGCCCCTCAACAGCCCCTAATAGGCTGGAAGTGGATCCAGACCTAACTGACCTCCAGCAGTTATCGTTCGCTGTCAGTCAGTCGTCCACACCAGACCGAGACACAGGAGCGCATGGGAGACCCTTTATTAAGAGGAAAGTCCTTAG GAAACATCAAGGCCAAGTTCACGTCTGCGATGAATCAACACATAGTGAAGATTCAG GTGCAGTGAGTGGGCTGGGGGAGCGTCTGGGAGGGATTCATGTGTCCATGTCCACCCACCAGGAGTCGGAGCTGGAGAGTGAGGATGCAGGCAGTCTGAGTGACAGGTCTGAATCAGACTGTCTCCCAAGTGCCTTCAAAGCCTACAGAGGCATG GCCAGATCTCAGAGCGAGAGTGACATCAGACCCCGGCCCAAGTCGT TTATCCGCCTAGTGATGGATCACCCTCACACCAGAAGCCTGAAGAAGACCGACCCAGTGGCAAA GTATTTCCAGTACAAGcaggactgggaaatgttcaagGCGCCAGGAGAGAAGGATAGGAAAGCACTGCACTGGGAAATCAGG GAACAGCTCGCGTACCAACCTCTACCA CCGAAGCCTCGAAGAGTATTTGTGCCCAACACCTACGTGGTGCCTACAGAGAAGAAACGCTCCGCCCTGAGATGGGAAATACGACATGACTTGGCCAATGGACTCCTACCGCCAAACAACTATCGACTCTAG
- the mrpl4 gene encoding large ribosomal subunit protein uL4m: MFRLSVIVCGRGICKKLASSFSGENVLPSNLRIPSNLVDRARAKRPPPPSDSSLPVLRRCDAAVPVHLSPVQTWVETLERRDSETLGLVDLHPDVFAVPTRIDILHEVELWQRSFKRISHAHTKVRSEVRGGGRKPWRQKGSGKARHGSIRSPIWRGGGVSHGPRGPTSFYYMLPMKVRVQGLKIALSSKLAQDYLHVVDTLNIPTPDPQYLMDLIRYRHWGESVLIVDAGEELPENILQATESLKTVNVIPALGLNVHSMLKHEVLILTLEAVKFLENKLLWHDERFTPLYPFKLPYTDLP, from the exons ATGTTTCGTTTATCAGTTATAGTGTGTGGTCGAGGCATTTGTAAAAAG TTGGCTTCATCTTTCTCTGGAGAGAACGTTCTACCCTCAAATTTACGCATCCCTTCCAATCTCGTGGACCGTGCAAGAGCAA AGAGGCCTCCTCCTCCATCAGACTCCAGTCTTCCTGTGTTGAGGAGGTGTGATGCTGCCGTCCCTGTACACCTGAGCCCAGTACAGACATGGGTGGAGACGTTGGAGAGGCGGGACAGTGAAACTTTGGGTTTGGTTGACCTCCACCCCGATGTCTTTGCAGTCCCTACCAG GATTGACATACTCCATGAAGTTGAACTCTGGCAGAGAAGTTTCAAGAGAATT AGCCATGCCCACACTAAGGTCAGATCGGAGGTGAGAGGTGGAGGAAGGAAACCCTGGAGACAGAAGGGAAGTGGCAAAGCACGACATGGAAGCATCAGGTCACCTAtatggagaggag GTGGTGTTTCTCATGGACCCAGAGGACCAACTAGTTTTTACTACATGTTGCCCATGAAAGTACGTGTTCAAGGACTAAAAATTGCCCTCAGCTCCAAACTGGCCCAG GATTATCTCCATGTGGTTGACACTCTGAACATCCCCACACCTGACCCACAGTACCTCATGGACCTCATCAGATACCGACACTGGGGGGAGTCTGTTTTGATAGTGGATGC GGGCGAAGAGCTTCCTGAGAACATCCTTCAGGCCACTGAGAGCTTGAAGACTGTGAATGTCATTCCAGCCTTAG GCCTGAACGTTCATAGCATGCTAAAACACGAGGTCCTGATCCTCACCCTGGAAGCAGTGAAGTTTCTGGAAAACAAGCTGCTTTGGCACGATGAACGCTTCACACCGCTGTACCCGTTCAAACTCCCCTACACTGACCTGCCTTGA
- the LOC139568590 gene encoding neuroblast differentiation-associated protein AHNAK-like, producing the protein MPGHRRGRSLSEGLMLEESEKGGLVVSSVIGGSSGNQGLKEGDEIVGATINFDQLSKDDVLKILKLMADNGFDEKVQVLTKNNLSKSMGTLDSIKAPEEMLKDSYSRLYNAKINRFMKDDSPGQPAGAGKRGSHNGQVKGKGPRPVWDKPKVKGDLKPPVLTMDYPVVETPKVDAPTYLESPDLKFSAPKLEVPKLDVKGVAPDARGGELSLPNANISTSDLSLPHLNGSLNIDAPSVNLERPYLETDIDAIDAPEFDMSLPKVDLKGPDLDLKVIDPLPKVGGDINVPEAELNLPEGVVTAPSLNINTPKLDIERTGKMLKMPRFKVPDLGLSGPSVNVHNLEVDTPNMRIPDKDMPGVNLKGPQLDLQAPDVNLKGPNLDLQAPDVSMMNVPSSKIRVRSSKKLKNPNLDVDDPSGFFELPKVRLSRRVPKGPDLDIDAVLKTADMHLKTSLIGAPELNDPDVDLPSVDLKGSKIDLELQDANIGIPSGKIKKTSLGMPDFDISGPRVRTPDLDLSADEMCVSDVSLPDLSTPDIGIPSGKFKLTKPHAELKAPDFDVDAPSSKLKMPKFGFSGLKRPDLGIDADVKTPKLSLKAPKIKGGLDAPDLDLPKVDLKAPKLDGNTPNIDIDAPSGKFKMPKFKMSKFALSGPKGPEVGIDGELDGPDLSLSSSKLKQPDADIGSPSGKFKMPSFKMPDFGFSGPDVQGPDFEVKNPDWDLLAPKFKGGISHPDLNLPDVDLKGPKLDFNAPDVNCNMPSGKVKVPTLKKPKVDLNAPDLDIDGPSGKLKMPKFGLSGKMPKSTKLNLKAPKIKGGIDSPELNFPDADLKAPKLDVNTPDLDISAPIGKFKMPTFKMPKFRGLKGPDVDIDGDLEGPDIDINAPTANLKGPKTGLKMPDLKMPDFGLSGPDVDEPDYDLPDIGLSAPKLKGRISPPDLRLPKGHLKGPKLDLNAPDFDVDAPSGKLKMPKFGLSGTMPKSPNLRLKAPKMKGGIDFPDLNLPDADLKAPKLDVNAPDLDINAPSGKFKMPKFRDLKGPNVDINGAIEGPDLNLSSPKLKGPKADLNIPDADIDSPSGKFRMPTFKMPHLGSSGPKVKGPGWDLSAPKFKGGISPPDLDLPDLKGPKLGLNAPDVNFNMPSGNVKVPTLKKPTVDLNAPDLDIDGPSGKLKMPKFGLSGKIPKSTKLNLKAPKLKGGIDSPDLNLPDADLKAAKLDMTAPDLDINAPSGKFKMPKFKMPKFRGLKRPDVDIDGDLEGPDIDINAPTANLKGPKTGLKMPDLKMPGFGLSGPNVDAPGYDLTDTDLSAPTLKGGISPPDLRLPKDHLRRPKLDLNAPDMPSGRFRVPTIERPNGSIKAPDFDISTPTFKMPEMPKFMLSSSNRPDQDISADIGLKLSKMKGGIGSPDLDLPTVDLEAPNMYLNTPDMNIDSPSGNFKMPHLKMPKFSLSGLNGPDAGIDGDIDGPDLSLSTLKVNTGIGSPDLDINVPSGNLKGPQADLNLPDSDVAIQSRKFKLPSLNMPQYGNPNLRAGTDMDFMKTNDISPPKAKVDLKAPDLKVSHPDVSLSLPKADIRGPEYKVSSHSKRRSDIPGEAHIKLRTMDIDTEVTLPHTDRKSRKVKGRASDPIADIELPKVEYKASGLDLRGSDLNDPTGKLKIPKSKTKLGSHTRIPDYDIDSSLVSINASVPKLPPQRDGVEVSQPDLHLSRTDLKGNKHHRKAPAGETGRTKRRSPKQSEIGMSIPNFTHGSNPKMSEDKEGYFVTAFPKHLKGDVPDGTGSLKNRHKEESNRRSHTLRSLDFSASNVDLEVPEDETLKGSTFWLSKLI; encoded by the exons ATG CCTGGTCACCGTAGGGGAAGGAGCCTCTCTGAGGGGCTAATGCTGGAGGAATCAGAAAAGGGAGGATTGGTCGTCTCCAGCGTTATCGGTGGCTCCTCTGGCAATCAGGGGCTCAAAGAAG GAGATGAAATTGTGGGTGCCACAATCAACTTTGACCAACTTTCGAAAGACGATGTGTTGAAAATCCTGAAGCTGATGGCTGATAATGGATTTGATGAGAAGGTTCAAGTTCTGACGAAAAATAATTTGAGCAAGAGTATGGGGACCTTGGACAGCATCAAAGCACCAGAGGAG ATGCTGAAGGATTCATATAGTAGACTCTACAATGCCAAAATAAATAGGTTCATGAAGGATGACAGCCCTGGACAACCTGCAGGTGCTGGGAAAAGAGGCTCCCATAATGGACAGGTGAAGGGCAAGGGACCGAGACCTGTCTGGGACAAACCTAAAGTTAAAGGTGACCTCAAACCCCCTGTCCTCACCATGGATTACCCAGTTGTGGAGACACCCAAAGTAGATGCTCCTACCTACCTAGAGTCTCCAGACCTCAAATTCTCTGCTCCAAAGTTAGAGGTGCCTAAACTTGATGTCAAAGGCGTGGCACCTGATGCTCGCGGTGGAGAACTTTCATTGCCTAATGCCAACATTAGTACATCAGATCTCTCCCTGCCTCATTTAAATGGGTCACTAAACATTGATGCTCCATCAGTTAACCTGGAAAGGCCATATCTTGAAACTGATATAGATGCTATTGATGCTCCAGAATTTGACATGTCTTTGCCCAAAGTTGACCTCAAAGGCCCTGATCTTGACCTGAAAGTTATAGATCCACTTCCCAAAGTTGGAGGAGATATCAATGTCCCGGAAGCAGAGCTCAATCTACCAGAGGGGGTTGTCACTGCACCTTCTTTAAATATCAACACCCCAAAGCTTGATATTGAAAGAACAGGCAAAATGTTAAAAATGCCCAGATTTAAGGTGCCTGACTTGGGTCTCTCTGGACCCAGTGTAAATGTACACAACCTTGAGGTTGATACACCAAATATGAGGATCCCAGATAAAGATATGCCAGGAGTTAATCTCAAAGGTCCCCAACTAGACCTACAAGCACCAGATGTTAATCTCAAAGGTCCTAATCTAGACCTGCAAGCCCCAGATGTCAGCATGATGAATGTGCCTTCAAGTAAAATCAGAGTCCGGTCCTCCAAGAAACTGAAAAACCCAAACCTTGATGTGGATGATCCCTCTGGTTTTTTTGAATTGCCTAAGGTTAGGCTCTCTCGCAGAGTACCAAAAGGACCAGATTTAGACATTGATGCAGTTTTAAAGACCGCAGACATGCATCTTAAAACCTCTTTGATTGGTGCTCCTGAACTGAATGACCCTGATGTAGATTTACCTTCAGTAGACCTTAAAGGTTCCAAAATAGATCTAGAATTGCAAGATGCAAACATTGGTATCCCATCTGGGAAGATCAAAAAAACAAGTCTTGGTATGCCTGACTTTGATATATCTGGACCAAGAGTTAGGACTCCAGACCTGGACCTCTCAGCGGATGAGATGTGTGTATCAGACGTCAGTTTGCCTGACCTCAGTACTCCAGATATTGGCATACCCTCAGGTAAATTCAAACTAACGAAACCACATGCAGAACTCAAAGCTCCTGATTTCGATGTGGATGCCCCCTCTAGTAAACTGAAGATGCCCAAATTTGGCTTCTCTGGCCTAAAAAGACCAGATCTGGGCATTGATGCTGATGTAAAAACACCAAAGCTAAGTCTCAAAGCTCCCAAGATAAAAGGTGGACTTGATGCACCTGACTTGGACTTACCCAAAGTCGACCTGAAAGCACCTAAGTTAGATGGAAACACTCCAAATATTGACATTGATGCACCCTCAGGAAAATTCAAAATGCCAAAGTTTAAGATGTCTAAATTTGCCCTTTCGGGCCCTAAAGGGCCAGAGGTTGGCATTGATGGAGAGTTGGATGGACCAGACCTGAGCTTATCATCTTCCAAATTAAAACAGCCAGATGCGGATATTGGTAGCCCATCTGGAAAATTCAAGATGCCAAGTTTTAAAATGCCAGACTTTggcttctcaggcccagatgttCAAGGGCCTGACTTTGAGGTAAAAAATCCAGACTGGGATCTTTTAGCCCCCAAGTTTAAAGGGGGAATCAGTCACCCAGATTTGAATCTGCCAGATGTTGACCTCAAAGGCCCCAAATTAGACTTTAATGCACCAGATGTAAACTGTAATATGCCCTCAGGTAAAGTCAAAGTACCTACATTGAAGAAACCAAAGGTTGATCTGAATGCTCCTGATCTGGACATTGATGGCCCCTCTGGTAAACTGAAAATGCCCAAATTTGGGCTGTCTGGTAAAATGCCAAAATCCACAAAACTGAATCTCAAAGCCCCAAAGATAAAGGGGGGAATTGATTCCCCAGAATTGAATTTTCCAGATGCTGATCTCAAAGCCCCTAAACTAGATGTAAACACCCCAGATCTTGACATCAGTGCACCCATTGGGAAATTCAAAATGCCCACATTTAAAATGCCTAAATTCAGAGGCCTAAAGGGACCAGATGTTGACATAGATGGAGACTTAGAGGGCCCAGATATAGATATCAATGCCCCCACAGCTAACCTCAAAGGTCCCAAAACAGGTCTAAAAATGCCTGATTTGAAGATGCCTGATTTCGGGCTATCTGGGCCAGATGTAGATGAACCTGACTATGACTTACCTGATATTGGCCTCTCAGCCCCAAAGCTAAAAGGGCGAATCAGTCCCCCTGATTTAAGACTACCTAAGGGTCATCTCAAAGGGCCCAAACTAGATCTCAATGCTCCAGATTTTGATGTTGATGCTCCCTCTGGTAAACTGAAAATGCCCAAATTTGGGCTCTCTGGTACAATGCCAAAATCTCCAAACTTGAGGCTCAAAGCTCCAAAGATGAAGGGGGGAATTGATTTTCCAGACCTGAATTTACCAGATGCTGACCTCAAAGCCCCTAAACTAGATGTGAATGCTCCAGATCTTGACATCAATGCACCCTCAGGGAAATTCAAAATGCCTAAATTCAGAGACCTGAAGGGACCAAATGTTGACATTAATGGCGCTATAGAGGGACCAGATCTGAACTTGTCATCTCCCAAACTCAAGGGCCCCAAAGCAGACCTCAACATTCCAGATGCTGATATTGACAGTCCATCAGGAAAATTCAGAATGCCAACTTTCAAGATGCCACATTTAGGTTCCTCTGGACCAAAGGTTAAGGGGCCTGGCTGGGATCTTTCAGCCCCCAAGTTTAAAGGGGGAATCAGTCCCCCAGATTTGGATCTGCCAGATCTCAAAGGCCCCAAACTAGGCCTAAATGCACCAGATGTAAACTTTAATATGCCCTCAGGTAATGTCAAAGTACCTACATTGAAGAAACCAACGGTTGATCTGAATGCTCCTGATCTGGACATTGATGGCCCTTCTGGTAAACTGAAAATGCCCAAATTTGGGCTGTCTGGTAAAATACCAAAATCCACAAAACTGAATCTCAAAGCCCCAAAGCTAAAGGGGGGAATtgattccccagacctgaatttACCAGATGCTGACCTCAAAGCCGCTAAACTAGACATGACTGCTCCAGATCTTGACATCAATGCACCTTCTGGGAAATTCAAAATGCCCAAATTTAAAATGCCTAAATTCAGGGGCCTAAAGAGACCAGATGTTGACATAGATGGAGACTTAGAGGGCCCAGATATAGATATCAATGCCCCCACAGCTAACCTCAAAGGTCCCAAAACAGGTCTAAAAATGCCAGATTTGAAGATGCCTGGTTTTGGGCTATCTGGGCCAAATGTAGATGCACCTGGTTATGACTTAACTGATACTGATCTCTCAGCCCCAACGCTAAAAGGGGGAATCAGTCCCCCAGATTTGAGGCTACCTAAGGATCATCTCAGAAGGCCCAAACTAGACCTCAATGCTCCAGACATGCCCTCAGGTAGATTCAGAGTTCCAACCATAGAAAGGCCAAATGGTAGCATCAAAGCCCCTGATTTTGACATCAGCACTCCTACGTTCAAAATGCCCGAAATGCCTAAATTTATGTTGTCTAGTTCAAATAGACCAGATCAAGACATAAGTGCTGACATAGGTTTGAAATTGTCAAAGATGAAAGGTGGGATTGGTTCACCAGACCTGGACCTACCTACAGTTGACCTAGAAGCCCCTAACAtgtatttaaacactccagaTATGAACATTGATTCACCCTCTGGGAATTTCAAAATGCCCCACCTCAAAATGCCTAAATTCAGCCTTTCTGGTCTGAATGGTCCAGATGCTGGAATAGATGGAGACATTGATGGACCGGACCTGAGCTTGTCAACCCTGAAAGTAAACACAGGGATCGGTAGTCCAGATTTAGACATAAATGTTCCCTCTGGTAACCTCAAAGGCCCCCAAGCTGATCTCAATTTGCCAGACAGTGACGTTGCTATACAATCTCGAAAATTCAAACTGCCGTCGTTAAATATGCCTCAGTATGGAAATCCCAATCTAAGGGCAGGTACAGATATGGACTTTATGAAAACAAATGACATTTCTCCTCCAAAGGCTAAAGTGGATCTAAAAGCACCAGACTTGAAAGTTAGTCACCCAGATGTCAGCCTGAGTTTACCCAAAGCTGATATCAGAGGCCCAGAATACAAAGTGTCATCGCATAGTAAACGCAGATCTGATATCCCAGGTGAAGCGCATATAAAATTGCGGACAATGGACATAGATACCGAAGTGACACTGCCACACACTGATAGGAAGTCTAGAAAGGTCAAAGGAAGGGCCAGTGATCCCATTGCAGATATAGAATTGCCAAAAGTTGAGTACAAAGCATCTGGTTTAGATCTGCGAGGTTCAGACCTTAACGATCCCACAGGGAAATTAAAAATTCCCAAATCCAAGACTAAATTGGGTAGTCATACAAGAATACCAGACTATGATATAGACTCAAGTCTTGTCAGTATTAACGCCTCAGTCCCTAAACTCCCACCCCAAAGGGATGGAGTAGAGGTTTCACAGCCAGACTTACATTTGAGTAGAACTGACCTCAAGGGCAATAAACATCATAGAAAAGCCCCAGCTGGTGAAACTGGCAGAACAAAAAGGAGAAGTCCAAAACAGTCTGAAATTGGAATGTCTATACCAAATTTTACCCATGGTTCAAACCCCAAAATGTCTGAAGATAAAGAAGGATATTTTGTCACTGCATTTCCCAAACATCTCAAAGGGGATGTACCAGATGGAACTGGGAGCCTGAAAAATCGGCACAAGGAAGAGTCAAACCGTAGATCTCATACACTCAGAAGTCTCGATTTCAGTGCATCAAATGTGGACCTTGAAGTTCCAGAAGATGAGACCTTAAAAGGGTCAACATTCTGGCTTTCAAAGCTTATATAG